In Methanobrevibacter sp., the genomic window GTTGCTGCAAATTTACCATAATACATTTGCTTTAAAGTTCTTTTACCCATTGAACAGCCTGTTACTGACTGAACTGCATCAGACATGCAACGGTCAATTTCTAAAAATACGATTAAATTTTTATGCCTTTGATTTAATGGCATTCCAAGCAATTCAAGACCATACATTGCCAGTTTTGTTCCGATTGCAATTCCACCACAGATATGTCCATGAAATTCTGCCGCTTTTGCCAATTGTTCATCATAATCTTGTTCATTCATTTTATCACATCACAAATCTAATTTTAAATCTGTTTTCATAGGTACACATACTTTTCTTTTATCATCCAATTCTATAAGTTTAACATCAATTGAATATGCTTTTTTTAGGTTTTCCTCTGTAACTACATTGTCCGGACTTCCAAAGTCAATGAACTGTTTATTTTTCATGATAGCAACTTTTGTTGAGCTTAAAAAAGCATGATCCGGAAAGTGTGACGACATTATAATGGAAAGTCCGCTTTTTGCCAGATTGTCTATGATTTCCAATAATTTAATTTGGTTTCCGAAGTCCAGATGTGAAGTCGGCTCGTCTAAAATCAATATATCCGGCTTTTGACACAATACCCTTGCAAGAAATACCAGCTGCCTTTCCCCACCGCTTAAATTTGTATATTCTTTGTCTTTTAAATATTCAATTCCAAGAGTTTTTAAAGCTTCTTCAGCAATTTCAACATCCTCATCCTTAGGAGAGTCAGTCAGGTTAAGGTACGGTGCTCTT contains:
- a CDS encoding ABC transporter ATP-binding protein, with protein sequence MVIENKLFEVKNISFSYNDDEIFSDISFSIDKGDVLCILGPNGTGKTTLIKCLNGLQDIDSGDILINGNNIKKLSFREVSKHIGYIPQSHVPSFPFKVFDVVLMGRAPYLNLTDSPKDEDVEIAEEALKTLGIEYLKDKEYTNLSGGERQLVFLARVLCQKPDILILDEPTSHLDFGNQIKLLEIIDNLAKSGLSIIMSSHFPDHAFLSSTKVAIMKNKQFIDFGSPDNVVTEENLKKAYSIDVKLIELDDKRKVCVPMKTDLKLDL